A part of Cataglyphis hispanica isolate Lineage 1 chromosome 7, ULB_Chis1_1.0, whole genome shotgun sequence genomic DNA contains:
- the LOC126851090 gene encoding gem-associated protein 8-like isoform X1, giving the protein MEFVATKRRKKWKKKRYVRRKRLHERIKVEVKSAKRWEVLPEYINAFGARETLETSTMQADTFWKNYAIAQEWQKRHSITWWRSRCLALEYENEMLRNKVRFLAQHRTYPNTVIIQENNHYKKNNNKNAQEDNYTECNSDMEDVEFNVTEDMLKFFETSERHRRQLKQKQEPNKIAHKKEYLVEEIPIIDSAESIRTRKEEADLLYGDDSSKILAMETALQDATNKYKDIVNPQYWPNIPLKP; this is encoded by the exons ATGGAATTTGTTGCCACAAAACGACGCAAAAAGTGGAAGAAAAAGCGATACGTGAGGAGAAAACGACTGCACGAGCGAATTAAAGTTGAGGTTAAATCCGCGAAGCGTTGGGAAGTGTTGCcagaatatattaatgcttTCGGAGCGCGAGAAACACTAGAAACGAGCACGATGCAGGCTGAtactttttggaaaaattatgcaatagcTCAGGAATGGCAAAAAAG ACATAGTATAACCTGGTGGAGATCACGCTGCCTTGCTCTTGAATACGAGAATGAAATGCTGCGCAATAAAGTGAGATTCTTAGCTCAGCATCGTACCTATCCTAATACAGTAATAATTCaggaaaataatcattataaaaaaaataataataaaaatgcacagGAAGACAACTATACAGAATGCAATTCAGACATGGAAGATGTTGAGTTTAATGTGACTGAAGAtatgctaaaattttttgagacaAGCGAGAGACATAGAAGACAATTGAAGCAAAAACAAGAACCTAATAAGATTGCGCATAAGAAGGAATACCTTGTAGAAGAAATTCCCATCATTGATAGCGCTGAAAGCATCCGTACAAGAAAAGAGGAAGCAGACTTGTTGTATGGTGATGATAGTTCGAAAATATTAGCAATGGAAACTGCTTTGCAAGATGcaacaaacaaatataaagatattgttaATCCTCAATATTGGCCCAATATTCCTCTCAAACCTTGA
- the LOC126851090 gene encoding uncharacterized protein F10E9.5-like isoform X2 has product MEFVATKRRKKWKKKRYVRRKRLHERIKVEVKSAKRWEVLPEYINAFGARETLETSTMQADTFWKNYAIAQEWQKRHSITWWRSRCLALEYENEMLRNKEDNYTECNSDMEDVEFNVTEDMLKFFETSERHRRQLKQKQEPNKIAHKKEYLVEEIPIIDSAESIRTRKEEADLLYGDDSSKILAMETALQDATNKYKDIVNPQYWPNIPLKP; this is encoded by the exons ATGGAATTTGTTGCCACAAAACGACGCAAAAAGTGGAAGAAAAAGCGATACGTGAGGAGAAAACGACTGCACGAGCGAATTAAAGTTGAGGTTAAATCCGCGAAGCGTTGGGAAGTGTTGCcagaatatattaatgcttTCGGAGCGCGAGAAACACTAGAAACGAGCACGATGCAGGCTGAtactttttggaaaaattatgcaatagcTCAGGAATGGCAAAAAAG ACATAGTATAACCTGGTGGAGATCACGCTGCCTTGCTCTTGAATACGAGAATGAAATGCTGCGCAATAAA GAAGACAACTATACAGAATGCAATTCAGACATGGAAGATGTTGAGTTTAATGTGACTGAAGAtatgctaaaattttttgagacaAGCGAGAGACATAGAAGACAATTGAAGCAAAAACAAGAACCTAATAAGATTGCGCATAAGAAGGAATACCTTGTAGAAGAAATTCCCATCATTGATAGCGCTGAAAGCATCCGTACAAGAAAAGAGGAAGCAGACTTGTTGTATGGTGATGATAGTTCGAAAATATTAGCAATGGAAACTGCTTTGCAAGATGcaacaaacaaatataaagatattgttaATCCTCAATATTGGCCCAATATTCCTCTCAAACCTTGA
- the LOC126851192 gene encoding TBC1 domain family member 15 isoform X2: protein MDLCIHTGVVLRGANAREDEVHSSGTLNIVQYSFGKCIEWKPIEDSVVSECQDQDPEWSLVDTHTRRTRTNSEGPDSLGRTRTVKILFSDLKSFRVNHGGQQLIFMQRDGTTYVAFFQLCNAESFVNSLKGFIKFVKSRSDKNLYLVLDEVETVLKKSFAELDLFQENTSDYVWKFVKNLHNRPYETTLEAFSKLADIWLYKEPVKRPVEEAVADLLNQSLTIDHHPRVSVSVSGEGSGEEYEVIGVGVDLPPRPPCPRGAPLTQEQWEKYKDSEGRIINPEAVKEIIFRGGIFPSLRFEVWKFLLNYYPWKSTHNERLELKRKKTDEYFTMKLQWRTFTPAQESRFSDYRERKSLIEKDVNRTDRTHPYYAGDNNPHLEQLYDILMTYVMYNFDLGYVQGMSDLLSPILFLMDNEVDAFWCFVGFMDKVSTNFEMDQKGMKAQLCQLHTLLCTTEPQLAYYLNRHDSGNMFFCFRWLLVLFKREFSAIDILKLWEILWTDLPCKNFHLLICAAILDTEKNILIENNYGFTEILKHINDLSLHIELPWTISKAEGIYHQLMAMEDQIPDDVRVIIGLERLHKMTSMNESDDEASSNNVQVNGANNSRRNSSNSANVKFGDDEVSFERGLNTTYM from the exons ATG GATCTCTGCATCCATACAGGCGTTGTACTTCGTGGAGCAAATGCTAGAGAAGATGAAGTTCATAGTTCAGGGACACTTAATATTGTGCAAtat AGTTTTGGCAAATGCATAGAATGGAAGCCTATAGAAGATTCTGTTGTATCAGAATGTCAAGATCAAGATCCAGAGTGGTCCTTAGTGGACACACATACAAGAAGAACTCGAACAAACTCGGAAGGTCCAGACTCTCTTGGACGTACGAGaactgttaaaatattattctctgaTTTAAAGTCATTTCGTGTGAATCATGGTGGACAACaacttatatttatgcaaagagATGGTACCACCTATGTTGCCTTCTTTCAGCTATGTAATGCTGAAAGTTTTGTTAATTCATTGAAgggatttattaaatttgtaaaatcacGTTCAGATAAGAACTTGTATCTTGTTTTGGATGAAGTAGAAACTGTGTTGAAGAAGTCCTTCGCAGAGTTGGAtctatttcaagaaaatactTCTGATTATGTATGGaagtttgtgaaaaatttacataatcgtCCTTATGAAACAACACTGGAGGCTTTCAGTAAACTCGCAGATATTTGGT TGTATAAAGAGCCAGTTAAGCGACCTGTTGAAGAGGCAGTCGCCGACTTATTAAATCAGTCTCTTACAATCGATCATCATCCACGTGTTTCTGTATCTGTATCTGGAGAAGGATCTGGAGAAGAATACGAAGTAATTGGAGTTGGAGTGGATTTACCTCCGCGACCACCATGTCCGCGTG gtGCACCATTGACACAAGAACAATGggagaaatataaagattcaGAAGGAAGAATTATTAATCCAGAGGCTGTCAAAGAAATCATCTTTCGCGGG GGTATTTTTCCATCACTGCGTTTTGAAGTATGGAAATttctattgaattattatccaTGGAAATCCACGCATAATGAAAGATTAGaattaaagaggaaaaagacTGATGAATATTTCACAATGAAATTGCAATGGCGTACATTCACGCCCGCGCAAGAGAGTCGATTTTCCGACTATAGGGAACGAAAAAGTTTGATAG AGAAGGATGTAAATAGAACAGACCGCACACATCCTTATTATGCAGGAGATAATAATCCTCATTTAGAACAACTGTATGACATACTCATGACctatgtaatgtataattttgatttaggATATGTTCAAGGTATGAGCGACCTTCTTAGTcctatcttatttttaatggatAATGAGGTTGATGCATTTTGGTGTTTTGTTGGATTCATGGATAAAGTG AGCACTAACTTTGAGATGGATCAAAAAGGCATGAAAGCACAATTATGCCAATTGCATACTTTATTATGCACTACGGAACCACAATTGGCATATTATCTAAATAGACATGATTCTGgcaatatgtttttttgcTTTCGATGGTTGTTGGTACTTTTTAAGCGAGAATTTAGCGCaatcgatatattaaaattatgggAAATATTGTGGACAGATTTACCTTGCAAAAACTTTCATTTGCTTATATGCGCAGCTATTTTGgacacagaaaaaaatattttaatagaaaacaatTATGGATTTACTGAAATATTAAAG CATATAAATGATTTGTCACTTCATATTGAATTACCTTGGACAATCTCTAAGGCAGAAGGTATTTATCATCAGCTTATGGCTATGGAAGATCAGATTCCTGATGATGTTCGTGTAATTATCGGATTGGAGCGATTGCATAAAATGACATCGATGAATGAAAGTGATGATGAGGCATCTAGTAATAATGTCCAAGTTAATGGAGCTAATAATTCAAGGAGAAATAGTTCAAATAGCGCCAATGTTAAATTTGGAGATGATGAAGTATCATTCGAACGTGGATTGAACACGACATATATGTGA
- the LOC126851192 gene encoding TBC1 domain family member 15 isoform X1: MWDSCDESECSELTSIRTIEFVKSEMFEPTEQGKDLCIHTGVVLRGANAREDEVHSSGTLNIVQYSFGKCIEWKPIEDSVVSECQDQDPEWSLVDTHTRRTRTNSEGPDSLGRTRTVKILFSDLKSFRVNHGGQQLIFMQRDGTTYVAFFQLCNAESFVNSLKGFIKFVKSRSDKNLYLVLDEVETVLKKSFAELDLFQENTSDYVWKFVKNLHNRPYETTLEAFSKLADIWLYKEPVKRPVEEAVADLLNQSLTIDHHPRVSVSVSGEGSGEEYEVIGVGVDLPPRPPCPRGAPLTQEQWEKYKDSEGRIINPEAVKEIIFRGGIFPSLRFEVWKFLLNYYPWKSTHNERLELKRKKTDEYFTMKLQWRTFTPAQESRFSDYRERKSLIEKDVNRTDRTHPYYAGDNNPHLEQLYDILMTYVMYNFDLGYVQGMSDLLSPILFLMDNEVDAFWCFVGFMDKVSTNFEMDQKGMKAQLCQLHTLLCTTEPQLAYYLNRHDSGNMFFCFRWLLVLFKREFSAIDILKLWEILWTDLPCKNFHLLICAAILDTEKNILIENNYGFTEILKHINDLSLHIELPWTISKAEGIYHQLMAMEDQIPDDVRVIIGLERLHKMTSMNESDDEASSNNVQVNGANNSRRNSSNSANVKFGDDEVSFERGLNTTYM; this comes from the exons ATGTGGGATAGTTGTGATGAGAGTGAGTGCAGTGAGTTGACTTCGATAAGGACGATTGAATTCGTGAAGTCCGAGATGTTCGAGCCCACGGAACAAGGAAAG GATCTCTGCATCCATACAGGCGTTGTACTTCGTGGAGCAAATGCTAGAGAAGATGAAGTTCATAGTTCAGGGACACTTAATATTGTGCAAtat AGTTTTGGCAAATGCATAGAATGGAAGCCTATAGAAGATTCTGTTGTATCAGAATGTCAAGATCAAGATCCAGAGTGGTCCTTAGTGGACACACATACAAGAAGAACTCGAACAAACTCGGAAGGTCCAGACTCTCTTGGACGTACGAGaactgttaaaatattattctctgaTTTAAAGTCATTTCGTGTGAATCATGGTGGACAACaacttatatttatgcaaagagATGGTACCACCTATGTTGCCTTCTTTCAGCTATGTAATGCTGAAAGTTTTGTTAATTCATTGAAgggatttattaaatttgtaaaatcacGTTCAGATAAGAACTTGTATCTTGTTTTGGATGAAGTAGAAACTGTGTTGAAGAAGTCCTTCGCAGAGTTGGAtctatttcaagaaaatactTCTGATTATGTATGGaagtttgtgaaaaatttacataatcgtCCTTATGAAACAACACTGGAGGCTTTCAGTAAACTCGCAGATATTTGGT TGTATAAAGAGCCAGTTAAGCGACCTGTTGAAGAGGCAGTCGCCGACTTATTAAATCAGTCTCTTACAATCGATCATCATCCACGTGTTTCTGTATCTGTATCTGGAGAAGGATCTGGAGAAGAATACGAAGTAATTGGAGTTGGAGTGGATTTACCTCCGCGACCACCATGTCCGCGTG gtGCACCATTGACACAAGAACAATGggagaaatataaagattcaGAAGGAAGAATTATTAATCCAGAGGCTGTCAAAGAAATCATCTTTCGCGGG GGTATTTTTCCATCACTGCGTTTTGAAGTATGGAAATttctattgaattattatccaTGGAAATCCACGCATAATGAAAGATTAGaattaaagaggaaaaagacTGATGAATATTTCACAATGAAATTGCAATGGCGTACATTCACGCCCGCGCAAGAGAGTCGATTTTCCGACTATAGGGAACGAAAAAGTTTGATAG AGAAGGATGTAAATAGAACAGACCGCACACATCCTTATTATGCAGGAGATAATAATCCTCATTTAGAACAACTGTATGACATACTCATGACctatgtaatgtataattttgatttaggATATGTTCAAGGTATGAGCGACCTTCTTAGTcctatcttatttttaatggatAATGAGGTTGATGCATTTTGGTGTTTTGTTGGATTCATGGATAAAGTG AGCACTAACTTTGAGATGGATCAAAAAGGCATGAAAGCACAATTATGCCAATTGCATACTTTATTATGCACTACGGAACCACAATTGGCATATTATCTAAATAGACATGATTCTGgcaatatgtttttttgcTTTCGATGGTTGTTGGTACTTTTTAAGCGAGAATTTAGCGCaatcgatatattaaaattatgggAAATATTGTGGACAGATTTACCTTGCAAAAACTTTCATTTGCTTATATGCGCAGCTATTTTGgacacagaaaaaaatattttaatagaaaacaatTATGGATTTACTGAAATATTAAAG CATATAAATGATTTGTCACTTCATATTGAATTACCTTGGACAATCTCTAAGGCAGAAGGTATTTATCATCAGCTTATGGCTATGGAAGATCAGATTCCTGATGATGTTCGTGTAATTATCGGATTGGAGCGATTGCATAAAATGACATCGATGAATGAAAGTGATGATGAGGCATCTAGTAATAATGTCCAAGTTAATGGAGCTAATAATTCAAGGAGAAATAGTTCAAATAGCGCCAATGTTAAATTTGGAGATGATGAAGTATCATTCGAACGTGGATTGAACACGACATATATGTGA